A window from Leptospira wolffii serovar Khorat str. Khorat-H2 encodes these proteins:
- a CDS encoding penicillin-binding transpeptidase domain-containing protein encodes MHILFLISCSSGAGIESPGMRTSEISGSDKKVCILLADLEEGILFKAGSNSCRETSPVMYAFQPVLALAALETGTWKDPQGSYPWDKTKYPYIRWQKDQNLKSSLDHSVVWYFQKIWNDTGALKLKTWLSKVGLPTDLPSDPNRAFWMDGGYVWTPEEFFSFLWKFFSKDLEIRPKNRSAVLEGLSRNPGEIRNPSGIHFIRGPWGNAKEFYSDSGTGYGAGRSVSWYWFLWKKERKTFLFLSKVESASETLPPLEAAEFGTNYLRENGLWEKYFSD; translated from the coding sequence TTGCATATTCTCTTCCTGATCTCCTGTTCTTCCGGAGCGGGAATCGAATCTCCGGGTATGCGGACCTCCGAAATATCCGGAAGCGACAAAAAAGTCTGCATCCTACTCGCCGATCTGGAAGAGGGAATCCTCTTCAAGGCAGGCTCGAATTCTTGCAGGGAAACTTCTCCGGTAATGTATGCTTTCCAGCCTGTTTTGGCCTTGGCGGCGTTGGAGACAGGAACCTGGAAAGACCCCCAAGGATCCTATCCTTGGGACAAAACCAAGTATCCTTATATCCGATGGCAGAAGGACCAAAATCTTAAGTCTTCTCTGGATCATTCCGTAGTTTGGTATTTTCAGAAAATCTGGAACGATACGGGAGCTTTGAAGCTCAAAACCTGGCTTTCCAAAGTAGGACTTCCTACGGACCTCCCCTCCGATCCGAATCGGGCCTTCTGGATGGACGGGGGATATGTTTGGACGCCTGAGGAATTCTTCTCCTTCTTATGGAAATTCTTCTCAAAGGATCTGGAGATACGACCCAAGAATAGAAGCGCCGTACTGGAAGGTTTATCTCGAAATCCGGGAGAAATTCGAAATCCCAGCGGGATCCATTTCATCCGCGGCCCCTGGGGAAACGCAAAGGAATTCTATTCCGATTCGGGAACCGGTTACGGAGCGGGAAGAAGCGTTTCTTGGTATTGGTTTCTTTGGAAAAAGGAAAGAAAGACCTTCCTATTTCTATCTAAGGTTGAGAGCGCATCCGAGACTCTCCCTCCTTTGGAGGCTGCGGAGTTCGGAACGAATTATCTGAGAGAAAACGGACTCTGGGAAAAATATTTCTCCGATTAA